CCTTTTTTGACTCTAAGTTCAGCTTTTTGAAACTTactaaaattggattttaataaCACACTTACCGCCCGATCTTCTTTaaaatagtgttttttttttccagattttttAGAGCATATAAACGTTATTGTTCGGAGGCTATAAGATTTCTTCCATGAATtttaacaaataatttaaacaaaaaaatcggAGAGAAATTCAAAGGTATcttaaaagcaaaaataaaatcatctcCAATTAGACTTGTCAAATAAATTGGTTGGGTCAAAAATGGTCTAATCTAAATAAAGCTACTTaactaattttgatttatttccatgcaatacaaatctagtgAGCTATTCTTGACCCAACACAAACCAATTCATATAACTAAAAGACTTctatatttaatcaaatttaggaaaattcaaACCCAAATTAAAGTAAAAGCATCGAGTAAGTGAGccagagaaagtgaagagaaagtCATATAGAGGTGGGTTGGATCTAAGTAAGTTGTGACCCATTTAACACCCGTATAAGTCCAACTATGACTCATAAAGTTGAAGctaaactcatttatgattCATTTAACGATAAACTTATATAGCAACTTAACCCAATAAATATGAATTAATAAATACATAATCCATTTTACGACAGAGCAATACATGGATTGCATCGTAGcatgtgaaagagagagagagagagagagagagggttattGCCTGTTCTCGATGTATGTCGGCTCAGCTCACACGAACCATAGATTAGTTGTGTTCCACGTGAGGCCCTGTCCATCTGATAATTCATGTGACCCGAGATCTCTTGCACCATGATCATCCAACATTTTCTAGAGAGGGAGAAAGCGGGAGGGGCCTGCGAGGGGAAAGCGATTGGCGTCCCATCGGATGGTGGTCCTCTCGTGCACTTCGCAATGTGTGGCTAGCACGGTGCGGATGCatgtgtgcgtgcgtgcgtgcagCTCGGAAATTGACAGGGACGCGCGAACTGCTAATGAACCCTTCACAGGAAAAGGCGGATACGCCCACTATTTGCCTGAATCCGGTCGATCTCGGAGCTAAAGTTGCGGAAACCCTAGGTGACTACTGCACACTAGCGCTTTCATTTAATGAAAAGCACGAAGATTCCTGCGGATGTTGTTTTCATATTAGCTGGAGCTTTTTCGTTGAGCACCTATGGCCCCATGacataaaattttgttttggttcTTGAGTTACTTATTCTTCCGTGCACCTCATTGTCTTTTGCATTGGACTTTCTAACATTGGTGAAGTATGACGGTTTGTGGTAGATGAGTGTCGTTAAGATAGATTGAGACAATTCGTTTTCTAACATTGGTGAAGTATGACAGTTTGTGGTAGATGAGTGTCATTAAGATAGATTGAGACAATTCGTTTTGAAAGTAGAGTGATTTGAAATAGAAGTGCACCTATGATTGAAAATTGAGATGTGCCATTATGTGAACTTCATCACTTTATTGGGTAGAAGAACACTAgaagtcttaaaaaaaaaattgaagtgccactttaaaaaaaaaagaagatcatttgaaatttcaacaaaaaataatatgtggcttttttaataaaaaattttgtatgACTTctcatattatttaaaaagtccaATCCACTTGACATTTCCACATGGTGTGATTGGTAATGAAATGATCGTTTGTCAACAACGAATGACATTAAAGTAAtcactttaaacaaaatttggtATTCAAACGATCACTAattacaatttttaaacaacATCGTTTACGGATTATAGTAGGactgagaaaataataaaatataatcatgttggatttttggtgaaatcAAAATCACCACTCAAGtgatcttaatttttttttaagtggccCTTTAGTAattcggaaaaaaaatttagcacTAAAGTAAATGTCGTACACAAATTGACACTTTTAATGTCATTTTCCCTGCTTTATTGCATGGTGACTCTTGCGTGTGCTAGAGGTAATTGGATTGAGAAATAGTACACCTCTCCATCCGATGTCAACATTGACGACAGGGTGCAATGAAATATGGGTATGCttattgaagaatttgaagaatttgacGGGCACTCAAGAACCTTTTGAATcagatgattgatgaggaggagagaggatcTCAATCCGGAAGTAAGAGTACGTGTGATTCGACCATGTAAGATAGGTTATGTGGGAAAATTACCCAAATTAGCCCTAAACTTATTTtatatatgtcaatttagtgttaaatttgaaattccaatgtagcaatttcaatcaattttagctagaaataaCCGGCACAATAATCCAATTATCGATAGACATCTTACGTGACAAAGCACCACATTAGTGACAAAGCaccacattagtgatttctcacaaaaattaatcatgaaaaatatattagaaTTATACGTAAATATTCTGGTTTAAactgataaaattgaaataattataccTAAATTGATGTTCACAtgacaaatttaaaatctattagataattttctcaaGGTTGCGTGGAGATATtggagacgacgacgacgtcTCTTTTTCAGAGCTTTTCCCCCGTGACCCATGAAATTGACGCAAAAAAGTGCGAATGATGAGGAGTCCAATTGCATATGGATGGCATAAATATTGTGATAATGAGAGTGGGGAGATAAGTCAAATGGTAATAATTCCGTCGGGTCGAGATCGAGATGAGACAACGAAAGTCGGTGGGGGCTAATCGAGTGCGCCATCTGTTGCGCCAATTTGGGGGAATCGATTGGTCTATTGACAAATTTAATTGTTCTAGAATAGAATTTGAGACATTTTCACATGGGATCTCTCTCGACGATATGGGGAGCTAATTATGGCTTTGAATGCTCGAAAGAGAAGCAGCCTCCTTCAGCACATAACCTAGGAAAAGACAGAAAACCGGAAACCGGAACCGGCTGTGCAGATCGAGCCTGACCCCGACCCGGACCACGTAACATCAATTGCCTTGAAAATTAAGTTAGTTTGAATAAAGcgtacttctttttctttttttttgacaagaaTAAAGCGTACTCAACAAAAcccattttcataatttccacCAAATAATTGGGTCAGTTCGTTTTTCTAAGAGAAACTTTTCCATATTTAAATGACGAAAAACTTAATCGACCAACGaactgaaaataacaaaaattagaTAGGAAAAGAACGAATTTCCCTTTAGcaagaaatgaaaacattttctttaaattatcaaatgaatgaatttccatgaaaatatttttttatcataaaattttcagtaaaataaacacattctcaataaaataaaataaaataaaaaaaaaaccctttcgACCATGCTTCTGCTTTCATCAATGTCAAAGAACTAGACATTCGAGGGGCTCGAGAAGCAGCTCCGATCCCCATAACCATACCACGCCGTTGCTCATCCACCACGCTCGCTTCCTTTATTGCATCGGGGACTCCCCCCCTCAATACTAAAATTcagattatttttttcccaataaaattttaaatcgcaaaatatttttctgtaaTCAGAAACACATCCACATAATTTCCCCACGCCGCCGCGCATTTCCGGcagtaatttctttttctttatgtaaGAATTCGAATATTTCGTAACTAACTAATTTTGCTCAACCTTTCAAGTGCCAATTCCTTATGCATAGGCAATGCGCGTGCCAATTACTatttagtaaataaaaaaaaatcactatatTATTTCTTCCCCCAAACTGTACCCGAAAAACAGATCAAGTCTATGATAATCGTAATTTTATCATACCTTCTTTATAAGATACCgtaaaatacaaaaatggaaaaaataactagaaaaaatatatgaaatttccTCTCATTTCGATCGATCAAATCACCGCGTCCGCGACAATTacatataaatttatcaatgtGCATGCGCTTCGTTTTACAccagaacaaataaaaaatactgATTATATTGGAAAAACCCAATTATACTATTTTACGTATAAATACGCTCCATTATTCCaataattggcaaaaaaaaaacccccacATTAAATTCCTACTCAAActtacatataaaaaaaaaggaaataaatatattcagaCTTTTCGAGTGAAAAGAAAAACCGAACTCTGTTTGGCCTCCTCTGTGCTCCGCTTCAGCCCCTGCAGCGCGTGATCCTGCTGCACGCCCGGGAGTACGGATTCGCCGCCGCGCCGGGGCGGCAGTTGTAGTACGACGCCCCGCGCCGGGAGCAGGGGACCACGTTCCGCCGCAGCGCGCCGTAGCTGATGTAGCGCCTCCCCGCCAGGATGCGCCGGTTGGTCTCCGAGTCCATGGCCAGCTCCTCCCCCCACTCCCACTCCCCTCCGCCGCCCCCGGCGGCCAGGCACTCGGCGATCGTGCCGCGGCACTCGCCGCCGGCGGGGTATGGAATGACGGCGGCCGCGAAGTCGAGgcccgaggaggaggaggacgcggCCGGCGCGGGGGCGGACAGGGCGAGGAAGACGAAGGCGACGAGGAGGGCTTGGAAAAGCTGACCGGAGCCGGCGGTTCTCCtcattttttctcaattttccgGTGAGTTTCACCGGTGGTTTTGTGGGTTGAAGAcagaggaggagaagatgagagagagagagaggtggtggtggtgatggtggtggaagGGACTGTGGGAATATAAATAAAAGGCGACAGGTGTTGTACAGGTGCCCCTGGGATAAGGGCTTATTTACAAGTGTACCACGCTTTGACTTTATGTGAtcctccctttccttttttctttttttatctgcttttctttttccttttgctttcgtttttctttttcttccctcccAGCTCATTTGAAAAGGATTGACGTTAGAATTACGCCATATTTCGCGTTACATTGGAAATATGAATACATTTTAAATTATAGAATTTTGTTTATTAAATTGCTTAACGAGTGCCTAAGGAACATTCgggatttttctttattcgATAACGTATGTTTAAAATTATAATACCTCGATAATGggtgagataatttttttaatagttattGTAAGCTATTGCGATTAGGGGATACTGTCATTGCAAGAAATCTGTACAGCACCTCATAAAAGCTGTAACAATCATATTCACGGAAGTTCCTGTGAGAAAATGGCATCGAACAGGCTTTAAACATCTAGAAATATAtcaacctatatatatataattttttttttttttgtggtgacaactttgttttgtttataCAAAATAGGCATCATAAAAGACTAGATAGATCCTTCATCAATTGAAGCACATGGTTTAACATTGATTGGGATGCACGCCGATGATGATTGTGTTTTGGCTATGATAGTCATGCAATTCAATTATgtctctcaaaaaaaaaatagatttgtctgttaacttcaaaagaaataataacACAAacgattcatgaattttaattagggattatattgaatatatactAAACAATCAttgaccacattgaataaatcaaaagttcatgaattattttGCATATTATATCAAAGTTAagagatcatattaaataaattgaaaattcatgaatcatattACTTATTTGGTCAAAGTTTAAggattatttatatcattttcccaCTTAAAAAGTAAAGGCATGCTTTACTTCTCGGTTGAAGATATAAACAATATGACGACTATCTCCTAAAGCTTTTGCTTTTAACCTTTCTTTTAGTAAATATATTACCTCAGTTGTAAGTAAACAAGAGACGATGAAATTGGCAAAAAACCAACCGAAAGATCTAAAAAATTGGGAGAGAGGGTTCTTTAAAAGTAATTCCAAGCTTTTGTTGAAGGATGCCAGAATAAATCTCTTGAAAAAGTTGTTTTCTTTACAGATACCACGTTAGTAGCACAAAGACTTTTCCTTTGCAAATTGGAATCCGATACTCAAATAGAAAAATTCCTCCATCATTTCACAGTGACAAAAGTTACACATCATTGTCAGCTAGGAACGACAACATCAACACAAAGCTTAAAAATTCAAACACgtaaaatcaaaaccaaatcaCTCTGTAAATACGCGTCGGATCAGACACGTGATCCGATCTTAACATCGCGGGGAGCCCGGCTTTTTGGTCTACCGAGAACGAAATTTATGCATCGGGACAAAGAAGTGAAATAGTACAAGGAGGCCAGATATTAGACAGCCAATGTGAGGAATGGACCACCTTTGAAAGGGATCCGCAATTTAAACTCAAGAGAAACCGGACACTAATGAGTGAAGCCGACAGCTCCTCTTATAATTTTAAGACGCGGTGTGGGGGCCCAGGTTGGTCGATCGGAACGGGCCCAAGCGGCGAAAAGCGGGCCGTCGATGGCGACAACCGCGTTTTCCTGGCCTCATGATAAgcctcggattttttttttatccggtGGAAATTGACAGCGGGGGACCCGTTCGCACGACAGATGTCCTAAATCTCGTGTACAAAAATATGATCAAAGTTGTGAATCTCTCCCACCTAGTACAGTATGGTCCTTTTGACGAACAATACCTCAAATCGCTTACACATCGCTCGAGAAAAGTGCCCTTGCGGTACCCTCGATCCAATTGAAATGCTCAtgccttgaaatttttatttttcgataaTGGTGCATGACTTAATTCGATCAATTCAAACGTTCATGGCTcgaaatttttcactttttatatTTCACTTGATTTAAATCTTACAGGTGGATacacttttgttttgttttgttttgttaatCGGCAACACTCGAAACTTTCAAAACATATAACTTTTGGTGCATAGATTTATGtacaatatttttaaaattttaaaatccaaataatattttgatgggAATTTGATGGGAAATAAAAAGTTGGTCAGGGGTTTCTAGTTGTTAGTCTgtgtttttatttgaaacatcATGTCTAGGGCTTTTGGCGCTTAGAGTTTGGATCCATTCTACATTTTGGAATCTTGGACCTAGTGCTCGCGTGGCAATGTTTGTTGGTTCCTATTTGTGTCGTAGCCGGCGAATTAACTTGCACAAGAATAATGTCACGCACATAACGttgttggtttttatttttactttggctgttttctttttcttacttttatttgttttaaagagttttttttttctaatctagAATAGATCTGAAGGTTCGCTTTCTCATTTTGAGGAGGTTTCTATTTCAATCTAGTCTAGATTTGGGACTTTTGCCTGTTTGCTTTTGAGATTTCGCTTTCCTCATATTTTATTGGTGAATAGGTTTATTTTCAAAGAGGATCAAAATAGTTTCGTAAAGGTCTTGCATGTCAATCCATGCCCATTTGACCTTGTTATTCTAAACAGCGATGGTGTAGGAATCTCATCGCCGAAAGACAAAGCTGTGCGTAAATAATGGAAATCTCAATGTGAGCTTATTACCGAAGATGGATTTGGTGATCATGCAACAATTTTGTTTTGAAGAAGTTATAGATCTACTTTTTAAGTTCTAacgatttattttgttatctgtaatttgttttgttttgaagttttttagaatttctattGGTTTGCGGTAGAATGACGTTATTTCTCTCTTGCATCTATGAAGAAACGAATGAAATGTtaccggaaaaagaaaaaaaaaaaaaaaaaaacagacatAGCATGGATTTACTTGAGGTGAAAAGGCTAAGAAATAtgtcttaaaaaattaaaaatacaaaaaaagaaataaaataaaataagaagacTTAATACACCTCGACCTTAATGAGTGCCATAACTAAGCTTATTGTCACATTATTTTGTCAATGTTAAACGCGTTCCAAAGtcaaaaaattatgactttGCGCTTTGTTTATTTCGTGGaggatttgaattttttggaggatatttttgaagaaattattttctaaaaacatgacaatatttttcagtatttaattgaaatctgaaaaaaattaaaaaattattttccatccTTTGGAAAGGAGAacatgcttttttatttttcttattttcttaaaaaagacaTAAACTGTTGTGCGATATAAAGGATACATAtattttagggttaatatcctaaaaaaccccaaactggtacacttgtgacaaatttactccaaactattttttttgaccatgaaaaatcccaaggCGGTATCTTGTGACAAATTACCCCGACGactataaaaaccctaaacttatacatttatgacaaatttaccccaaactaatttattcaattgcaaaaaacccataaaatggtaaatttgtgacaaatatactttctactaaattggattaataccacaaaaaattacaaaaattataaactgtgacaaacggagcgtaaaatcctaaattggtatcttgtggtcaactgtcacgtgtcatataacttaataatttgagaataaaatttaacgaaaattaacagagggtaaatttgtcaaagatataccaatttggggtttttggtggtaaaaaaaatagtttagggtaaatttgtcacaagtgtaccagtttggggtttttcaggatattaaccctataTTTTATGATCAAGTTTTCAAATTGagttttattgaattaattttctatGACATTGATAACATTATAGAttataaaatattcatttttttcctctgaTGGTTTTTATtgacatttctttttcctaggGGTTTAAATAAGCACCGTAATAGAAAAAAACTGAagttatttttacttttcatatGTTGTGTGATAGAAggaagcttcttcttttttccctattttcccCATATGATGTATGCTAACTATTTAAGTAGacctgttctctctctctctctctctccccctctctctctgttttttttttttttttttttttctatggtcACAGTGTTCTTCACGTacgcattttcttttgatttttcacctAAGGCCACCTTGTGCATAACTTGTCCACCTATTTAGTATACAATGAGGCGAGACCtgaaaattttcaagattttggaGCAGGTGTAATGAATGACAACGAAGGAACCCATCGTAAACGAACGAGCGACTTAAGCAAGTGATTCTTGTTTTTCGCATCCCGTTCGACCACGAAGTGTTCCTGTTGTTTGAAATCTTCGACTTTAAAGATGGAAACTATAACAAGTTCATCTCTTGCACAATAGACTAGGGCCCGGTCGCTATGATCTTGGACCAAGGTGAGTGCTCGGCTCAAGCGTTGGGGACTTGGGCCCGACCTTAGGGGACTCAAGCTCAATCGCCATGGTCCCCAAGCTCCGACACTAGGGTTTCAGTTGTAGGAGCATAAGTTTCTTGTACTTATGCTGGGAAACTAAGCATGAATGCAAAATCAGTAAGGGCACGTATAGTAATTATTCTGTtcctgaaaataatttataattaaagatgattcttttttattcaatttcctACCAacaaattctaaacatttgaaagcgtttgataattgtccaaattttttattccaaagaTAGAATTACGTTTAATACCGTtcttaaaatttctaatccaaatcatttcttctaatttttttaataatttatttcttttttttcttttcttttatcttctttctcaACCAATTGTTGGCCTTGGAATGACTGGCGatcggccagacgagggccaACGACCTCACTGAAGGATCGCCAACCCCAAGCGAGGCC
The nucleotide sequence above comes from Eucalyptus grandis isolate ANBG69807.140 chromosome 2, ASM1654582v1, whole genome shotgun sequence. Encoded proteins:
- the LOC104426182 gene encoding rapid alkalinization factor, coding for MRRTAGSGQLFQALLVAFVFLALSAPAPAASSSSSGLDFAAAVIPYPAGGECRGTIAECLAAGGGGGEWEWGEELAMDSETNRRILAGRRYISYGALRRNVVPCSRRGASYYNCRPGAAANPYSRACSRITRCRG